Proteins encoded together in one Parcubacteria group bacterium window:
- a CDS encoding helix-turn-helix domain-containing protein gives MLAKKLEEIGLNDKEAKVYIATLELGQGSAAEIAKKSGVNRATTYFTLENLMKIGLVSASNEEKKQMFVPEDPAQLENILEKQKQVIEQKKQTLKGLVEELNSINSASIKKPIVKYYLGKEGIMRMASSSFDFTKDEPMWLAFSKDEMDNFISKEENEKLKRIRLKNKSSVRALYNSEKSTLESDKNNTRIKINKTDYIFPGDIAVYKDKIRLTSYRDKIGIIIENKDIAETLKSIFKLAIKAVSNKKS, from the coding sequence ATGCTTGCAAAAAAACTTGAAGAAATCGGTCTAAATGACAAAGAGGCAAAAGTGTACATTGCTACATTGGAATTGGGACAGGGAAGTGCGGCAGAGATCGCCAAAAAGTCCGGTGTCAATCGAGCAACGACGTATTTTACATTGGAAAATCTCATGAAGATCGGTCTCGTCAGTGCATCAAATGAGGAAAAAAAGCAAATGTTTGTCCCGGAGGATCCTGCACAGCTGGAAAACATCCTAGAAAAGCAAAAGCAAGTTATAGAACAAAAAAAACAGACACTCAAAGGACTTGTGGAAGAATTAAACAGCATCAATAGCGCCAGTATCAAAAAACCGATTGTGAAGTATTATTTAGGGAAAGAGGGAATTATGCGAATGGCAAGTTCAAGCTTTGATTTTACAAAGGATGAGCCTATGTGGTTAGCCTTTTCAAAGGATGAAATGGACAATTTCATATCAAAAGAAGAAAATGAAAAACTTAAACGGATACGATTAAAAAATAAATCGAGTGTAAGAGCTCTTTATAATTCTGAAAAATCAACATTGGAAAGTGATAAAAACAACACTCGAATTAAAATAAACAAGACAGATTATATATTTCCTGGAGACATTGCTGTCTACAAAGACAAAATTCGTCTAACATCCTATCGCGACAAAATTGGAATAATTATAGAAAATAAAGATATTGCTGAAACCTTAAAATCTATTTTTAAATTAGCCATTAAAGCTGTTAGTAATAAAAAATCCTAA
- a CDS encoding anaerobic ribonucleoside-triphosphate reductase activating protein translates to MLISGVQPFTLLDYPDKVAAIIFTPGCNMRCRFCHNKEFVLPQEIVKLRPSFISEKTILNFLRSRKGKLDGLVISGGEPTVQPDLKEFIKKVRALGYLVKLDTNGNLPDVLISLIKEHLVDYVAMDVKTTPQRYKELAGDLANPKNIVKSINLLKKNSVPYEFRTTVIDGVHTEEIVKEMAQLLEGSDKLYLQTFRPEVTLDPAFEKKKPLSQEKMNTFVDIFKKADIKIVDIRQ, encoded by the coding sequence ATGCTGATTAGCGGTGTACAACCGTTTACTCTCCTGGATTATCCAGACAAAGTGGCAGCGATCATTTTCACCCCCGGGTGTAATATGCGCTGCCGTTTTTGTCATAATAAAGAGTTCGTTTTGCCACAAGAGATTGTGAAGTTGCGTCCGAGCTTTATTTCTGAAAAAACAATTTTGAATTTTTTGCGATCACGAAAAGGGAAGTTGGATGGATTGGTGATCTCGGGCGGGGAGCCAACGGTGCAACCTGATCTCAAGGAATTCATCAAAAAAGTTCGTGCATTGGGATATCTTGTAAAATTGGATACAAACGGCAATTTGCCGGATGTCCTCATTTCTCTTATCAAAGAACATCTGGTGGATTATGTAGCAATGGATGTCAAAACGACGCCACAACGCTATAAAGAATTGGCAGGCGATCTGGCAAATCCGAAAAACATCGTAAAAAGTATCAATTTACTCAAAAAAAATAGTGTGCCATATGAATTTCGCACAACAGTGATCGATGGCGTGCACACAGAGGAGATTGTCAAAGAAATGGCGCAATTGTTGGAAGGGAGTGATAAGCTCTATCTCCAAACGTTTCGTCCGGAGGTGACGCTTGATCCTGCATTTGAAAAGAAGAAACCGCTCTCACAGGAAAAAATGAATACATTTGTCGACATATTTAAAAAAGCAGATATTAAAATTGTGGATATCCGGCAATAA
- the nrdD gene encoding anaerobic ribonucleoside-triphosphate reductase — translation MASQKLQCTDGERTRCEVWTRVMGYFRPVSFFNTGKKSEHYSRKHFQECVAANESFSDKYAD, via the coding sequence ATGGCATCACAAAAGTTGCAATGCACAGATGGAGAGCGCACACGCTGTGAAGTGTGGACACGAGTAATGGGGTATTTCCGCCCGGTATCTTTTTTTAACACGGGAAAGAAATCAGAACATTATTCACGCAAGCATTTTCAAGAATGCGTCGCAGCAAACGAGTCTTTCAGCGATAAATATGCTGATTAG